The DNA segment aaaaaaagaaagaaagaaaaaagctgggcatggtggctcatacttataatcctagtactcagcaGTCTCAAGTAGGAGGATTGAGGAAGATTCCTGgaaattttaggccagcctggtctatgtagtgagttgcctgaactacagagtgagagaccctgcccccacccacccaaaatcAGTACCTTCCTTTCTGAAGGAAAGAGATGGATTTCTAAACGCTATGTAGAGATTCAAATATGCACTATATAGTCGTGATGTGGCTACAGCTTGAGTGGTCTGAAAGGACCCCTCTTGGGAGgcattattttactttatttctgtatgaaaaaaaaaagcagccatgCAGGAACAGGTGAATgcaaaaatgaacacaaaagagGCCACTGTAACTGAAGAAAGTATATGAGGCCAGTGAAAAATGCTaccccttttctttattctcttaaaattcagccgggggtgggggtggtggcaaatgtctttaatccagcactcaggaggcagaggcaggtggagctctgtgagttcgaggccagcctgggcaaccaagtgagttccaggaaaggcgcaaagctgcacagagaaaccctgtctcgaaaaaaaattcAGTCCCAGTAGgagaactgcttttttttttttttttttttttgagtcagtgactcactatgtagtctactCCTGGCTGACTAGCCTGAAATTGGCTATGTAAGTAAAGCAGCATGGTCTCAAGTTCGCTACAGCTATGATGCTTCTTCCTCCAGACTGCTAGGGTCACAGTTGATGGGAACACTTCACCCAAACATTTAGATTGTGAGCCTGGGACTGGTGAAACGgctcaagcctgatgatctgtgtttgactcccagaagccacatgatggaaggagaaaaccaactcctacaGTTGCCCTTGGACTCCCCACacagtataaacacacacacacacacacacacacacacacacacacacacacacacacacaaatgttaaaaGATTGTGAGTGGGTGCTAAACCGTTTGATAAAGTAGTGAAAATCAATATAGGTATACTGGCTGTCAACAGCCAGTCGTCCTTGAGGGAAGTCCATAGGAGAATACTTAACATATTAAAGCACAGTACAGTTGCAGGCAGAAAGTGTAGGCTGAAATTTGTGGGCCTGAAGACTTTGGGTTGAGAAAAAACATGGATGGAAGACAGATTAGATGTCCATCCTAAAGATTCTAATTGAGATATTGGCTGAAAGCTCATCTAGAGTGACTAGAGACCTAACTTTTTTTTAACAACAGTCTCTGGATGTTGCCCAATCTACATTGGGCGATCTGGGCATCGAACACAGGAACATAGAGCAAAGGCTGAGGCAATGAGAGACGCtcttgtctctgtgagtttgcttCTCAGAAATACCTGTTTCGTAATGCCTGCCTCCTATCCTTAGCTCCCAATGACCCTCTCCACCCACAAGCACGAAGTGTATTGTTGTCTGGCCTCTCTCTCCTTGCCTCAACGTATTTCTCTCTGCGGCTGCTTCTCTGTATCTCAGAATCTTCCTTTCCCTGTCCTCAGCTCAATATTCTGGAATCTGTAGTTGGGCTGTTTGTAGCTCCGTGGTAGAGTACTTGCGTAACAGGTACAGAGCCTTGGGGTTTGGTTCCGtcaccgaaaaaaaaaaaaaaatcagcccctTTCGTTGTCTGTCCTGTAATTTTATCTTTCTCCAAATGAACTGTGTCCTCCTGGGAAGTACGGACCTTGTattatttctctgtgtacccgGTAGAACCTGGCAGCTAGGAATCGGTTTCAATTACACTTGAAAGCTTTACTGAGAAAGGGGCTGGGTTTCTATCTTTGCCCGGTCTTCCTCTGCTGCAGCTGGCTGCATGCCAAACGGTCAGCTAGCGAGCGGGGTGAAGGGGTGGTGATACCATGCAGGGACCACTTAGGCTCTTTCTACCAGCGAAACGCTCCTCAGACCGAGTCCACGGCTTTTCCCTTTCCAAGGTCCGGACGCAGCAGGCCAcgccctgtcctcccccctcccctccctccccctcccctcccccacgacACCGCGTGTGCCGCTGCTCCCCGCCCCAGTAGGCGGCTCTGTGTCAACCAATCAGCGAGCGCCTGTGCCAAAGGGACTGAAACCCCTCCTCTGGTGGCGAGACCTGTGCAAGATGGCTGCGGCGTGTCGGAGCGTGAAGGTAGACTGCTCTGTGCCTCTAACGTTTGTTTTTGCGCAGGCTAGGACTGCACGGGCAGGAACTAGAGAGGAGACATGGGTGCCTGGGGAAAAGGGTCCTGCTTCTCCGGGCCTCGTTTTCTGGCGATCGGGTTCAACGTTcaactgcacatgtgtgtgaggggtCGCAGGGAAACACGCCTGGGATGAGAcacgccccccccaccccctaacccccccccaaccccggcCTCCCCTCCCCGCGGTCTCAGCGGTGAGGAGAGGAAGCACCGTTGGGTCTTTGACTATCCCTGTTTCTTCGCAGAATTCGGGAACTGGCAagtgaaagggggtggggggtgttggaCCGCAGCAGTTTACCTTGTACCTCTTCACAGGGCCTGGTGGCACTAATAACTGGAGGAGCCTCGGGCCTTGGCCTGGCTACGGCCGAAAGACTGGTGGGACAGGGGGCCACAGCGGTGCTTCTGGACTTACCTAACTCGGGGGGTGAGGCCCAAGCCAAGAAGTTAGGAGAGAGCTGCATGTTTGCCCCAGCCAACGTGAGTCACGACTCCGCCAGAGTGTGCAGGAGGAAACTCGGGGGGCGGGGCTTCTCCCATAAAAGTGgtgtcggggggtggggtgggggggatgggtgtcggtcaggtaaaagcacttgctgccatctgtaacgacctgagtttgatccccaggacctacgtGGTATGAGGAAAGAACTGactgtgacctccacatgagtgccCTGGCACAAACATGCccgcacatacatacaaataaataaatccatcgCCCGTCAGCTTTTGACCTGAGTCCTTGAGCTCATGAGGGCACCTGCAATAAGAACTTGAAAGCCAGGGCTCAGCAGAACGGCGACGAGGACTGGACACACCAGAATTTCCTGGAGGAGATATGAACAGTTGGAAATGCCTATCTGCCCAGTGATTATATATTTACAGAGTTGAAAAACCTGAACTGCAcaggaagggatttttttttttaaaaaaaaaaagctagttcaTGTTCCTGTGAGCAATTCTCACAACAGGGTTGTAtcggaatatagctcagtggtagagttcttgcctagcatgtacgaGACCCCCTCAGTTTAATTGTCAatactgcaaaagaaaaaagcaaaacaaggttGTATAGTGCCCTGATCCATAGCAGCTGAGAATTACCAGGGGCATAGGAATCCAAAGAGTATAGATTTGAAAAATACTTTGCAGTACTTTTCTGTAGTCTCCACCATTTTCCTTTCACTCGCTTCACTTGTTTTAGCACAACTCTCTCTTGGCCTCCCTTTTGCTCACACAATTCTGCCCCCATTCAAGGACTGGGCTCGCCCTCCTCTCTAGGtttagtggtgtgtgtatgccagGAAATGAATACCTTTCCTTCATGTCTCCCTTTCAAGGTGACCTCTGAGAAGGATGTACAAGCAGCTTTGACTCTAGCAAAAGAAAAGTTTGGCCGCATAGATGTGGCTGTCAACTGTGCAGGTATTGCAGTGGCCATTAAGACATACAACCAAAAGAAGAACCAGGTGCATACCTTGGAAGACTTCCAGCGGGTTCTCAATGTAAGGCCTTGGTAGATCTCCAGGGGTAGGAATAAgaagtgtctggctgtgggtacTCAGCTTTTAAGCAAACACAAAGCAGCCTCTGCCTTAGATCCCACATCATGGTTCTACCCGCCCTCCAGGTGAATCTCATAGGCACTTTCAATGTGATCCGCTTGGttgctggggagatgggtcagaATGAACCAGACCAGGGAGGCCAACGTGGAGTTATCATTAACACTGCCAGTGTGGCTGCCTTTGAGGGCCAGGTATGTGGATGGAGGCAAAGTTCTTATTTGAAtgactgtgtgtgggggggggctctCCTGACTATGATCTCCACTCTTTTTTCCAGGTTGGACAGGCTGCATACTCTGCATCCAAAGGGGGCATAGTGGGCATGACACTGCCCATTGCTCGTGACCTGGCTCCCATAGGCATCCGTGTGATGACAATTGCTCCAGGtaggcatttctttctctttcttgccaTCCCTAGAGTTGGGTGGGATCTGTAGACAGATGAGAGGAGGTGTCCACTACCTAAATATCAGCAGCTTAGCACTGCAGTGAGGAAGAACCAAGCGACTATGAGAACAGAAATGAACCTTTGCTTTTGGTGCTTTCGTCTAGGTTTGTTTGCCACCCCACTGCTTACCACCCTTCCAGAGAAAGTGCGCAACTTCTTGGCCAGCCAGGTGCCCTTCCCCAGCCGACTCGGTGACCCTGCTGAATACGCTCATGCGGTCCAGGCCATAATTGAGAACCCATTCTTGAATGGAGAGGTCATCCGGCTGGATGGGGCCATTCGAATGCAGCCTTAAAGGGTGAAGGCAAGAAAAACACCAACTTCTCTCCAGCTTGAAGGAAAGCTAACAGCCATTTTGTAACTCTGCTCCAGTCACCCTCTGTGCCTAATAAATTCTCAAACTACCAGGGCGTGAGCAGTCTTATGCATGAGGGGAACTGACATGGGGAAGACAGTGAAGGATCCGAGGCTGGATCCATAAGAACAACCCCAGTGTGGAGTGGGAAAGGCGGTATCTCACACTTGTGCACCTTAACAACACAGGGGTCACTATAGTGAATAATTTTATTCCCTAGGGTAGAAAGTGGAGTTTGGGGCTTAGTTCCCTCCTACTGAGGAGAGATTGGAGATAGGGGTATGTAGCATTTTCTGGACGACTCCTGGCCACCTGTGAGGTTGATAGGTGAGAAGGGAGGTGGTCATCCAGGCTTCAGCGGCTGCTGGTGTTGAACTGGAGGTAATACTGGGCAGTCGGCTGATTGGTGTAGATGACTGAATTCAGGTAATTTTGCCTGTGAAAATTCAAAGGCCACAGGTgatgttctctccctctccctggtcCTTGgcattcctcccccccccccccccccccccgcccccgccttcCTCCCCGCTGCTGTACTGGAGAACTCACTGGGCTGCTTGTTCCCTAGCCAACTCCTTGTTGAAGGAGCCCAGCCCCCGTCGAAATTCCGCACACAACTGCCTCTCCTGTTCTTCCAGCTCCAGGGCTGCTTCAGCCAGGCGGACGGTCTGGCGGCCCCACTCAGCTTCCAGGGACTTTTCCACTCGGCGCTGTTCCTTTTTCTCCTGTCGTTGGGTTTCCTGGGTTTTCCTGATGACGGCTCGCTGCTCTGCAGTCATGCCCTTCCAGCAGTAGGGCAGGACCCGGTGAGGAGCCTGGGGGCGCTGGGCAGCCTGAGGGTTCTCGGTCAGAAGATCACTGGTGACTTGTTTCTTGATCTCCTTGAGTTTGGcctcctgttgctgctgctgttcacgGCGCTGCTGCAGGGCCTTCTTAGCGGCCTGGTGGTAATGTAAGCATTTGGGGGCCCAGCCTTAAGAAACTTACTTGAAGGGGTAGGAAAAAATAGAGCCCTACTAAtctcagagagaagggagagacatAGCATGAATTTTTAATGACCCTAAGGGTATGATGGAGGGGGATAGAATGGCCAGGGAATTTCTCTGCACTTAGTCTGAGAGGTCAGGGATGAAAAGCCAATACCTGTTTGTAAGTCACCCTGTAtttggaggtggggagagaggtgACTTATGCTTTAATAGGATCGTAAGTGACAGGGGTAGTCCTTGGGGAAATGAGAATGCTTACTCTGGTTGGAATGGGGTGTGAGGTTTGTGGTTAAGGTTTCCCAGGACTTGGTTCAAGACTTGGGGTGGGCTTAGTGCACTGGCTAGTTCAGGACATACCTGGGCTTTGTTAGCATTAGCCATAGCAGTCCTCATGGCTGCTCGACAGGACTCCTCCAGCCTGGCTAGTTCAGCTGCTCTTGTGTTCACGGCTAGGCGCAGCTGGTCActaagcaaagctacacagaaaaatatgGCCAGGGTATTGCACTTGCCTCTTCTAGGCCCCATTCCTGGTTTACTCATTAGCTATTTGTTTGACATACTTTATATTTGTTGCACAGATCTGAGTGTCAAAAGTTACACCGGTATGGAAGGAGTTACCCTTTGGGGTCGGGGTAGCCAAAGCACAGCAACTTGGATAACAATGTAGTTCTGTCATGCTTGAGCTGTGAGGCCTTAAGTCATTTCGTCTCTCTAGCCTCAGTCTCAAGGTTATTTGTTGGGTTCTAAGGATATCACAGAATTAGCTCCTGTCTCAGAGAACTCCCTGCCTAGTccagtgtggtggtgtatgcctataattccagcacttgggagacagaggccggaagatcagaacttcaaggtcatccctagctatatagcaagttcaaagccagtgtgtgttccatgagaccctgtctcaagtagaACTGTaaaatgcttccatcaggtaAATGCCAAGAAATCATGATGGATGGGTAGAGTGTCAGTTGCTGAAGGAGGTCAGGGAAGTTAGGGCTTGTACAGACTAACCTTTCTGCCTCAGCTGGATGGGTAACTACCTCCACATAGTGCTATCCCCAGACCAGGTGGGCTCCCTGCTTGGCTACTTACCTGCACGCACCTCCTCGTCTCTGGCTGCCTGTTGTTCCTGTAGCTGTCTCTCCAAGTTGTATCTGAACTGTTCTTGCTGCATTTTCAGTCGTGAGGCCCTTTCCGGGTCCTCTCCATGGAAGTACTGCATGCTGGCTGGGCCAAAGTACGTGCCACTGTCATAATAAGGGACTGGAAACTCTTGGAGTTGTTTGGGATCCCAGAAGTCACATTCTTGTCCATTCCTGAATTGCTGCCTTTGCTCCCGAAAATCCTGTACTTTCTTGGACAACCGACATGCCcgttctgcctcttccttctctaaCATCTGTGCTACCAGATCATAGTGCGCATGCTTGGTACCTAGGAGTGATTGACAGGGACATGAAGACACATCAGAACGGAGCCCAGTCAGCCTGGCCTCTGCTCCTCATCTGGCTTATCACTCCCAGAACCTCAGGCTCTTTTCAGAGGCAGAATTGCCCAACTTCAGCCCATTCTCTCTAGTTCTACCTTTGTTTTGCCCCAGCCTTGAGTGTTTACCATAAGCCATATCTTTGCTTTGCTCCATTGCTTCCCGAAGCTTTCGTTCCTCCACCTGGGAGTTCAGGGCATCCACATCCACCTGGATCTCAAAGAAAGAAGCTAAATTAGAGTAGACTCTCAGCATGGTACATTGAATGCTCTAACACAGATGCTATTTAGAAATTACCccctttgccgggcggtggtggtgcacgcctttaatcccagcactcgggaggtagaggcaggcggatctctttgagtttgaggccagcctggtctacaaagcgagttccaggaaggtgcaaagctacacagagaaaccctgtctcaaaaaaaccaaaaaaaaaaaaaaaatagaaattacccCCTTTAAGTTCCCCTATAGCTCTTCAGGACCTACTGGATAAAGGGATGAAAACATCCCTTTCAGTCTCTATCCCTCAGCTTCGTTCACGGTTGTGAAGGTTAATACTGTCAACATGGTctggtaagatggttcagtgggtaaggttCAGGCTTGAGAGAGTTTGATACCAGagagccacatggtagaaggagagggcCGACTCTCGCAAGTTATCTTGGGACCTCCACATTCACACTGTAGCATGCAGAGCACCACATGCTGCCTCCCAAGTAAAAATACACAAGATACTGTCAGCTTGATAGCATTTAGAATCACTTAGGAGAGAAACCTTTAGACCTGtctatgagggagtttctagattggattATTTTAAGTGGGGAAACCTGTCTTAACTGTGGGCCATACCATACCATGGActagggtcctggactgaataaaaaggaggaagtgaacTGAATTCTGCTTCCTAACTGTGGGTGCAAAGTGACCACCACTTCCTGCTCCTTCCCCCCAATAATGGGCTATATACTCAAACTGAGcccaaaccctttcttccttgtttGGCAGGGATTTTGTCATAGTAacaggaaaaataactaatataacaGTATCATGTTTAGCCGTGCAGAAATCCCTTCAATAGTCTTTACACCCTTTTGTGGCTCCATGTTGTTTCTCAAGAACCAGCTACAGTCCAGGAGCTGACCAGAGAGGAGCCAGCTGTCACCCCATCGTCTGTCCCTGCACAATCCTGACTCTTCTTAAGCCTGCCCACGTATATGAAGTTAGTTCCCCAGCTCCTTCCCTTCCAGTCCGAGGGCCTTCTGGAATCCAGGGGGGTTATAATGCACTGCTCCATTCCTTTCTAGGCGTAAGAGGGAAGTAACCCCAGCTTTGTAAAGTGCTTTCCATTACCCACTCACCCCCATGACTCGGTTCCGCACGTTGAAGAATCGGCATTGTCGTTCCTTTTCTCGATTTCTTCTAGCCTCAATGGCTGCTATCTCCTTGGGATCTGGTAGGAGGTCTAACTTATACATCTGGAGCAATGAGAGATGGAATGGCCCATTAATGCTGGCACTGTCCTTCACTATATCATACCTCTAGTTCTTCTTTATAACATCTCGCCAGCTATGATCTTGAGTTTACTTTCTGATGTTTCATATCTGTGTCCTCAAACTCTGCTGTCACCACACTGTCACACTTCAGTCTAATGGCAGGCAATATTCCCAGAGACCTTGATGGTCTGTTTCTCCAATGTCTTCTCTGCCCTGGCTACCACGGGGATCTTTCTGAAAGCAAGTCTGACCATTGCACTCCTTAGCTTAAAGCTTTTGTAAAGCAGTCCCaggtgcagagaacaagagactacagaattctcagccctaaatgggaaaTCTGTATCACATCCCCTCCGTCCAAGGCTCAGTGACATTGCAGAAGGGATGGAAAGActaagagtcagaggtggtggatgaatACAGGGAAACAGTATGCTCTGGACATAGCAGCGGGGgctgtacatatgaactcacagagatttggacAGCATGCACAAATCCTGTGCAAACTCAAGCCAGAAcaaatcccagcatgcagaaAGGAAGTGGGCACAAAGACCCACCCCTAGGGAAGttggcaactgatagctgctgggagaggagagcCAAGTTTTCTTTGAGAGTGTAGAGCCCActctttatttttgcttttcaagatagggtttctctgtgtggctctggctgtcctggaactcactctgtagaccaggatggccttgaactcagatctgtctgcctctgcctcccaagtgctgggatgaactcacaggcagatctctgtgagttcgaggctaacctggtttACAAatcaggttccaggacagccagggcggttacacaaagaaactttgtctctaaaaacaacaaacaaacaaaggtatgTGCCAACCATGATCTGCAAAGCCCTACTCTTAAATTGACCATGTTACAGTAGAAGGACACACATCCAATAATGTATTGTCAGCACAAATTGGACATGATgggtgaaaaaaaatgaagagcacaAAAGTTGGGTGGGCAGGGGAAGGGGGATAGATCTGggaagggttgggggaggggtgagtaTGAGCGAAACTATAcaaaatcctcaaagaataataaaatttttgtAAGTAGCTTTAAAACAAATGTCTAAAAGAtaaatttattcacttattttacattaataaaacaaaaagataaggTCTAACTCCCTTTGTTAGCACTCAAAAGGCCAGGGCAGGAagatcgtgagtttgaggccagtctgggctacacagcaagagactgtctcaaatataAACAGGAAAACTTGAAAAATGTTATTCatggattcatatatatatatatatatatgtatatatatatatataaatattacagAGAGAATAATAATAGATTTTGCAGTATGGGAAGTAGTTTGAAAAGAAACAAGGCATTTCAATGGGACCAGTAATCTGTATGTTGAGgggtttgttttctaacaagattCCActgtgtcacccaggctggcttgaagtTGCAATACTTCACCAGTCTTTCAAGTACTAAGATTATAATTACACCTACTTTAAGTTGGGGAGTTGGTTCATTGATTGCTATTTTGTCAGGCCTCCAAACTTAcatatgggatatatatatatatatatatataatttcttgtttgttttgtcaactaTTTCAGTTACAAAATGGTTATTGGAAGTTATAGCACTAGGAAGAGTTGGAGTACTTGAAGAAAGGCCAGTGTTCCTGGAGCACTGTAACCAAGGGAGACAGTGGCATGAGACAAATGGAAAAAGGTGTAGGGACTGGCTCTTCAAAGCCTGTAGTAATGGGGCTGGGAGcgaggctcagttggtaaaaagcTTGTCTAGCATACAGGAAACCCTGGGTATAATccacagcaccacataaacctggGTTGagtagtacatgcctataatctcagcacttggggaggcgagacaggaggatcagaagttcaaggtcctcttCAAGTACAGAGTAAGAACCAGTTTCAAGAAAACTGTCTCAAGGGCTGGTGACATGGATGAATGGGTAATGATACTTGTCAACAAGCCCgatggatctgagtttgatgcctggacccacatggtagaaagagaaccgactcctacaagttgtcctctgacctccacatgtgcatgccagTGTTCTCCTCCccccactaaataaatgtaacaaagtttgtttttaaactgtctccaaaaaagaccCTGGCATGAGTTTGGATCTCAGTGTAATGAGAAGCTAGTGGAGGATTTCAAGCAAGTAAGACAAGAGAATATGATTTGTTTGCAAGCTCCAGCCCCCACTACTTATGTGTCAAAACTGGGCCTTCCAAAATATGAAGGAACATGGACTAATTATCTGACtggataagtaataaaataaaggggaaatgtATTTCAGAAAAGCTGCTTATCTGTGTGATGAGTGGGCAACAGAAAACAATATAGAAGAAGCTAGACAGCCAATGTGGAGACCACTGAAGTTAAGCAAAAAGACAAGGATATTGGCTTTGAGTAGGGCTATTTTAAGAAGAGGGAGGGCTGGATAAATGGTTCATCATTAAAGGCTAGCCTCAcacctaaaaagaaaaggggggggggaaggctgggttAAAGAAtgcttccagggctggggagatgactcagtgggtagagtgctggtgcaagcctgaggacctgagttcaaatcccctgcACCCTCATAAAAGCAAGGTTCAGTGTCTCCAAAAGGAAAGAAGCCCAATTAGTATCTTAATTTTAGTTCAGTGAGACCCAGTTTGGACTTCTGCTTTCTAGAGCTGTATGAAAGTAagttttttattagtttattaggTTTGGGACGATTTGTTATAGCAGTAATATGAAACTAATGTAGCTTCTCAACCAATATTTATTGGAAGATAGACTTTATCTAAAGCCACCAGCCCTGTGTAACTAGTGAGTTGTCAAGTGAGATACACTGGGTTaagtaaaatacactgttaaaaCCACCAAGGGACTAATGAGATGAAAAGTGCTTGCAACCAGGCCTTATGAGTTCTACCCTTGGATCCACGTGGTAGGAGAGCACCTTTGCCCCACACGGTGAAAGAGAACCCactcctacaggttgtcctctgacttacacacacacacacacacacacacacacacacacacacacaccagtaatggtgtgtgtgtgtgtgtgtgggtgtgcacgaTTATACCACAGTGCATTTGTGGAGGGCTGAGCACAACTTGcaggagctctctctctccttccaccatgtgggatccagagatcaaactcaggtcaggcCTGGCTGCAAATGCCACCTCATCAGTTTATAATTACTGATTCTaatagaaattttctttattattaatgaAGTTTCACATGTATTCAACCATTTACTTATTGCTTTGTGAAGTGCCCAGTCATCTTGTGTTCATTTAAGGGAttgtttgcatttaaaaattttattttttgtgaatatataaaacaaaattatacatatttatgggtTATTATGTTTCAATACATAATATGCTATGTAATGTTCAAACTAAGGTAACTCTGCCTCCTTAAACATTTATCctttttttcaaagacagggttctctgtgtagtcctggctgtcctggaactctctgtagaccaggctggccttgaactcaagagatctccctgcctctgcctcccgagtgctgggattaaacaagtgcttcctaaccactgagccctcctcCAGCCCTCATTTCACATCACAGAGGGAATTTTGGTAAACTTATATTTAGTCACATTTacccatctttttctttgaattaAGTGTTTCtagttacttaaaaaaaaatctgttgcaAGgtgatcccagcagttgggaggctgaggtaggaggactgtTAAaaattggaggccagtctggactaaatagtaagttccagaccatcctggactacagaggcctgtttcaaaaacaaccaTCATGGGTGTTCTCAGAAGAGATGAGTTATTTAACATAAATCTCTGTGCCAAGTTATTTGTTAGGGAGGTCCCAGAGGCACCTAAAACATAGGGTACTGCTATTCCTCCTGGTTTGTTTACCATAACTAAATGGTAAGAGCCTAATGCTAAAGATACCAGTTTAGCTGCTGGGCATGGAGAAATCAATCTGGACCCACAAAGAAATGTCCTccatgctggctagctttcatagttccAGAAGGTGCTACCAGGCCTTCCACTAGGGTAGAAAAGACATTTTACCCAGCAGTGAACCCTGCATGCTACAATGCCAACCTTCCAGgtaagatatgcccactggtgtAATCTGGCATGACTTAATGAGGGTAACCAACCACTTGGATTAGATTTG comes from the Peromyscus maniculatus bairdii isolate BWxNUB_F1_BW_parent chromosome X, HU_Pman_BW_mat_3.1, whole genome shotgun sequence genome and includes:
- the Hsd17b10 gene encoding 3-hydroxyacyl-CoA dehydrogenase type-2: MAAACRSVKGLVALITGGASGLGLATAERLVGQGATAVLLDLPNSGGEAQAKKLGESCMFAPANVTSEKDVQAALTLAKEKFGRIDVAVNCAGIAVAIKTYNQKKNQVHTLEDFQRVLNVNLIGTFNVIRLVAGEMGQNEPDQGGQRGVIINTASVAAFEGQVGQAAYSASKGGIVGMTLPIARDLAPIGIRVMTIAPGLFATPLLTTLPEKVRNFLASQVPFPSRLGDPAEYAHAVQAIIENPFLNGEVIRLDGAIRMQP
- the Ribc1 gene encoding RIB43A-like with coiled-coils protein 1, whose product is MYKLDLLPDPKEIAAIEARRNREKERQCRFFNVRNRVMGVDVDALNSQVEERKLREAMEQSKDMAYGTKHAHYDLVAQMLEKEEAERACRLSKKVQDFREQRQQFRNGQECDFWDPKQLQEFPVPYYDSGTYFGPASMQYFHGEDPERASRLKMQQEQFRYNLERQLQEQQAARDEEVRAALLSDQLRLAVNTRAAELARLEESCRAAMRTAMANANKAQAAKKALQQRREQQQQQEAKLKEIKKQVTSDLLTENPQAAQRPQAPHRVLPYCWKGMTAEQRAVIRKTQETQRQEKKEQRRVEKSLEAEWGRQTVRLAEAALELEEQERQLCAEFRRGLGSFNKELAREQAAQQNYLNSVIYTNQPTAQYYLQFNTSSR